CTTCCAAGACTGGTGACGATGCCGGTGACGGTACAACTACTGCAACTGTTCTCGCTCAGGCTATCGTAGCTGAAGGTTTGAAGAACGTTACTGCCGGTGCCAGCCCGATGGATATCAAACGTGGTATCGACAAGGCTGTTGCCAAAGTGGTAGAATCAATCAAATCACAAGCTGAGACAGTAGGTGATAACTATGACAAAATCGAACAGGTTGCTACCATATCTGCAAACAATGACCCTGTAATCGGTAAATTGATTGCCGACGCTATGCGTAAAGTTTCTAAAGATGGTGTTATCACTATCGAAGAAGCAAAAGGTACTGATACTACTATCGGTGTGGTAGAAGGTATGCAGTTCGACCGTGGTTATCTGTCGGCTTACTTCGTGACAAATACGGAGAAGATGGAATGTGAGATGGAGAAACCTTACGTCTTGATTTACGACAAGAAGATTTCTAACCTGAAAGATTTCTTGCCTATCCTCGAACCGGCTGTACAGACTGGTCGTCCTCTGTTGGTTATTGCAGAAGATGTAGACAGCGAAGCGTTGACTACTTTGGTAGTAAACCGTCTGCGTTCTCAGTTGAAGATTTGTGCTGTGAAAGCTCCGGGCTTTGGCGACCGTCGTAAAGAAATGCTTGAAGATATCGCTATCTTGACAGGTGGTGTTGTTATCAGCGAAGAAAAAGGTCTGAAACTGGAACAGGCTACTATCGAAATGTTGGGTACTGCCGACAAAGTAACTGTTTCTAAAGATAACACTACTATCGTAAACGGTGCCGGAAACAAGGACAGCATCAAGGAACGTTGCGAGCAAATCAAGGCTCAGATTGTTGCAACCAAGTCTGACTATGACCGTGAGAAATTGCAGGAACGTCTGGCTAAATTGTCAGGTGGTGTAGCTGTTCTTTACGTAGGTGCTGCTTCTGAAGTGGAAATGAAAGAAAAGAAAGACCGTGTAGACGATGCATTGCGTGCAACCCGTGCCGCTATCGAAGAGGGTATCATCCCGGGTGGTGGTGTAGCTTACATCCGCGCTATCGACAGTATCGAAGATTTGAAGGGTGACAATGCTGACGAAACAACCGGTATTGGTATCATCAAACGTGCCATCGAAGAACCGCTTCGCGAAATTGTTGCAAATGCGGGTAAAGAAGGTGCGGTAGTTGTTCAGAAAGTACGTGAAGGCAAAGGTGACTTCGGTTACAATGCTCGTACGGACGTTTACGAAAACCTGCACGCTGCCGGTGTGGTAGACCCTGCTAAGGTGGCTCGTGTAGCTTTGGAAAATGCAGCTTCAATCGCTGGTATGTTCCTGACTACTGAATGTGTGATTGTAGAAAAGAAGGAAGACAAACCTGAAATGCCGATGGGCGCTCCCGGAATGGGAGGTATGGGCGGAATGATGTAATTCCGGTTTCCTTAGAATGAATATATAAGAGTCGCTTCCGGATTTCCGGAGGCGACTCTTTTTGTTATTTACTGCTCTGATTCTTTAAAGATTCTACTTTGTTTCTTATCTTTGCAATATCACTGTGATATAGGAATAAAACATATGGGAAAGCGATTCTTACATTTATTTACTTGGGCTGAATATGCTGCAAGTTTTCATCATACAGCCCCACCAATAGGCTTTGTCCTTTATCATCCACTTTCAAACCACCATATGTTGCTTTTTGATAAAGAGTATCCTGTCCCTCTTCAAAGAAGAAAGATTCGGCACCGAGAAATACCCGGTTGTCTACTATCTTGTATTTGATAACTACTTCATTATCATTCAAGGGTGTCAGAGTATTCTGTAACCGTATAAGTTGACCTACCTGATTGCTATCTGTCTTTAATATGGCATAACCGCGTGTGGCGGTCTGCTCATCTATAAAGTCTGACAAAGATGAGTTTATTTCATAGTTAAGTCTCATATAATCTCCTTGCATGAGAGAACGAGGGTCAACGGGAGCTAAGTGTAATAATACTAATTGTCCATCCTTCAAA
This portion of the Bacteroides acidifaciens genome encodes:
- the groL gene encoding chaperonin GroEL (60 kDa chaperone family; promotes refolding of misfolded polypeptides especially under stressful conditions; forms two stacked rings of heptamers to form a barrel-shaped 14mer; ends can be capped by GroES; misfolded proteins enter the barrel where they are refolded when GroES binds) is translated as MAKEILFNIDARDQLKKGVDALANAVKVTLGPKGRNVIIEKKFGAPHITKDGVTVAKEIELADAYQNTGAQLVKEVASKTGDDAGDGTTTATVLAQAIVAEGLKNVTAGASPMDIKRGIDKAVAKVVESIKSQAETVGDNYDKIEQVATISANNDPVIGKLIADAMRKVSKDGVITIEEAKGTDTTIGVVEGMQFDRGYLSAYFVTNTEKMECEMEKPYVLIYDKKISNLKDFLPILEPAVQTGRPLLVIAEDVDSEALTTLVVNRLRSQLKICAVKAPGFGDRRKEMLEDIAILTGGVVISEEKGLKLEQATIEMLGTADKVTVSKDNTTIVNGAGNKDSIKERCEQIKAQIVATKSDYDREKLQERLAKLSGGVAVLYVGAASEVEMKEKKDRVDDALRATRAAIEEGIIPGGGVAYIRAIDSIEDLKGDNADETTGIGIIKRAIEEPLREIVANAGKEGAVVVQKVREGKGDFGYNARTDVYENLHAAGVVDPAKVARVALENAASIAGMFLTTECVIVEKKEDKPEMPMGAPGMGGMGGMM
- a CDS encoding GDYXXLXY domain-containing protein, which gives rise to MKKYSRILIIANLLLLVGYFNWSVFKKEQTLKDGQLVLLHLAPVDPRSLMQGDYMRLNYEINSSLSDFIDEQTATRGYAILKTDSNQVGQLIRLQNTLTPLNDNEVVIKYKIVDNRVFLGAESFFFEEGQDTLYQKATYGGLKVDDKGQSLLVGLYDENLQHIQPK